The genomic DNA CACCAGCTCCGGGTGATGGAGACCGTGCGCCGGCTGAACCGCGAGGAGGGCGTCACCGTCGCGGTCGTGCTCCACGACATCGCCCAGGCTGCACGCTTCGCTGACTACCTCATCGCGCTCAAGGACGGCGAAGTCTACGACTGGGGCCCGCCGGCCAACGTCGTGACGGAGGGACTGCTCGCCGACGTGTTCGGTGTCGAGGCGGTCGTCGAGGGCACCGAACACGGTCCGCGGCCGGTCCCTATCCGGCCGCTCGACGGCTGAAAAGCGTTCTCTCTACGTTCTATCGACGACTCAGGATGCGTCGTCGATCCACTCGGCAGCGCGACTCTCGGATACGTCGGCAGCCTCGGCAACGAACGCGGCGTCGGCAGCCGTGAGGTCCGCCGTCGTTTCGATTCCCGCCTCGCGCAGCCGGTCGGCGTAGGTGTCGCCGATCCCCGAAACGGTTTCGAGACCGGACTCGTCGTCGGTCTCTGTGTCGCGTTCGTCGTCGCCAGCAGCCGCGTCATCGCTTGTCTCGTCGGTATTCTCGGCGGTACTGGTCGGTTCCTGGTCGCTAACTGCTTCGTCGGTCGTCTCGCTCGCGTTCTCGATTTCGATTTCGGCGGCGTCAGCGTCGAGCTGTGACCGCTCCTCGAACCACTCACAGACCTGCGGCCAGACGTTCTCGTGGGAACTGCCCGAGACCGAGAGCCCGATGTGACCCGTCGGACACTCGATAATTTCGGTGTCCTCGCTCGCGATGACGTCGTTGAACGGTTTGCTCGTTTCCGAGGGGATGAGATGGTCGTACTCGCCCGTGATCTGGAGGACGGGCATGTCGATGCTTGTGAGGTCGACGTGCTCGCCTCCCAGATGGAGCTCGTTGGCGTAGAGTTTGTTGTCCTGATAGATGTCCTCGACGAACTGGGCGAACGTTGCGCCCGCGACATCGATCCCCTCCGAGAGCCACCGCTCCATCCGGCCGAAGTTCTCCACGAAGTCGTCGTTTTCGAGGTTGTCGTACAGACGAACGTACTTCGAGACGTAGTTCGAGACCGGATCCATCAGCGCGAAGCCGACGTCCAACATCTCGGCGGGCGCGTTGCCGTAGGTCGCCCGGAGCTCGTCGGGCGAGAAGAACTCCTCGTCGCCCCAGAGTTCGAGCACTCCTCCAGTATCGTCGAAGCAGAGCCCGGCAGCCATCAGTCCCAGATTTCGGACCTTCTCGGGGTGGAGCGCGGCGTACATCGCCGACATCGTGCCGCCCATGCAGTAGCCCAGCACGTTGATCGCGTCCTGGCCCGAGCGCTCGCGGACCTCGTCGACGCAGTTGTCGATGTAGCGGTTCACGTAGTCGTCGAGGGTGAGGTGCTGATCGAGTCTGGATGGCTCGTTCCAGTCGATCATGTAGACGTCGAAGCCCGCCTCCAGCAGCCGGCGGATCACCGACCGATCGGGCTGGAGGTCGAGGATGAACGGCTTGTTGATCAGCGCGTAGATCACGAGAATCGGCACGTCGTGCTGTTCGTCGGTCCGGGGTTCGTAGTGGAGGAGTTCGAGCTTGTTCTCAGTGTAGACCACCTCGCTCGGTGTCTCGCCCACCTCGACCGAGAGCATCTGGTTCAGCTGCTCGGGCGCGACCGTGGTCTTCTCGACCGCCTCGGCGGCCGCCTCGAAGCTCCGGCGCTGGGTGTCGAGCGCCGTCGTGAACGGGTTGAACGCCGCGCCGCGATCGCTCATTCGTCCTCCAGCAGGCGATCGAGCTTCTTCGAGACCTCGTGCTGGCGGCGTTCGAGCTCCACGAGGCGCTCGGCCACCTCGTCGACGTCGTCGCGGGTGGCGAAGCCGAGCGCTTCGAGCGTGTCCTGATTCAGGTCGTCGACGTCCTCCTGGAGCTCCATCAGGTTCCCGACCATCTCACCGGTTCCTGCGGCGAACGCGCTGGTGCCCATCACTTCCGAGAACGCCTCGTTCGCGCTCTGGAGCCAGATGTCACGGAGCTCCCGCACGTCGACGTCCTCGCCCTCGGCGGCTGTCATCAGTCGTGTGGTCATCTGCTCTGCGGCCTCCATCCAGACGTCGACGGCGCGCTCGTACCCCTCGATCCCCTCGCTCGCCGTCTCCTCGTCGGGCATCGAGCCCTCGAACGCGCCCATCCACGACTCCATGAACGCGGCTTGGGCCTCCATGTTCTGCTCGAACGAGTTCGCGACCGCGTCGTTCATCTCGGTCATCATCGCCGCCCAGTTCTCCTGTACGTCCTCCGGGTTCATCTCGCTCATGGTGGTTCTTGGTCGGGTAGTGGCTAAAAGGTGTGTCGCCGCTCAGGCCGTCTCGTCCTCGACCGCGATCTCGAACGCTGCGGCCTGGGACTGGAGCTGCTCCTCGAACGCCGCGGTCTGCTCGCGGAGGCGTTCCTGGAATGCCGCCGCCTCCTCAAGCTGGTCGTCCATCCGCGCCTCGAACTGCTTTTGGAGCTCCGCCGTCCGTTCGAGCTGCTCGTCGAGCTGTGTCTCGAACGTCTCCTGGAACTCCTCGGTGTGTTTCTCGGTTTCGTCGATCGTTGCGAGCGTCTCTTCGTGGAGTTCCTCGTGGGCGTCGAGCAACTCCTCGACGCCTTCGTCGAACGCATCGACGTACTCGGTCGAGACATCGTCGTGGCTTTCGAGGGTTTCCTCGGTTGCTCGCTCGAACGCGTCGAAGGTCTCGGCGTGGGCCCTGTCTCTTATACACATCTCTGATGGTGCGNGCGCCATCAGAGATGTGTATAAGAGACAGGTGCGGAACAGTTCGACGCCCTGGCGCTGGGCCGTCTCTTGGCTTTCGAGGCCCGACAGCGCCAGACGTCCGGCAGTTCGCTGGAGATCGAGTCCCTGCTGCATCGCCTGGCGGCTGCTGGTGATCGCGGACCGTTGCATCGTGAACGCTGCGTCGATAGGTGTTGTGTACTGGCTCATGAGTCGTCCTCGCGATTGCGCTTGACCGGCACGACGACGGTCTGGACGATGTCACCTTCCTCGATGTCGAGTGCCTCGCGCTCGGCGTCGGGGATCGAGATCCGTCCGCCGCTCTGGACGCGGGTCTTGAACGTCGCCGTCCCCATGCTCGACGCCGCGAACTTCGGAAGGCCGTTCGGCCCCGATCCGATGCCCGCGGTCATCATCTGACGGGCGAACTCCGTCTGTCGCTCGACGGCCTGCTCGCCCGCCTCCTGGAACTGCTCCGCCCACAGCGCCGGCGGCCACGTCGTCTCGTCGTTGTCGGTCATCGCTCATACCAGTCTACTCGTGCAGACGACATAAGGTTTACTTCCAATACCATTTGTTGCCATCGAGAACCGGAGGACACCACGAATCGACTGTTACTCCCGCTACTTTATCGAACGATGTTTCGCGCTCCGACGTATTACTCGCCCGAAAAACGGCGATATCGGCCGATTGTCGACGCTTCCGCTTAGCATCGTTTAAGTATGTTCGGGGATGATAACTACTGTCAATGAGTTCCGGATCTCGGCACGACACGTTCGCGGATGCGTGGCTCCGCGGCTCGACCCGATTTCTCGAAAGCGTCTTCGAAGCGAACCGGGCCGCGCTCGCGGCGTTCGGCGGACGTGAGATCGACGAGACGTCGACTGAGGCCGCGTTGGCCGGCGAAAAGCACCCGGAGTGGGAGGTCAATCTGACCGAACGTCGGCGCGATGCGCTCTCGGTCGGCGACCGTGTTCGCTTCGCGAAGTCGATCACCGACGCCGACGTTCGGGCGTTCGCACGCGCCAGCGGCGACACCAACCCTCTTCATCTCGACGAGACGTTCGCCGAACGCACCCGCTTCGGCGGCCGCATCGCCCACGGCACGCTCGCTTCCGGACTCATCAGCGCCGCACTCGCCCGCCTGCCGGGGCTCGTGGTCTACCTCTCTCAAGACGTCGAGTTCCAGAATCCCGTTCGAGTCGGCGACCGCGTGACCGCAGACTGTGAGATCGTCGAGGATCTCGGCGATCACCGCTACCGAATCGCGACGCAAGTGACGACTGACGACGCGACCGCGATCGACGGCGAGGCAGTCGTCCTCCTCGACGAGGCCGATCCCTAGAGAAACTCGCTGACGACGCGGTTGAATTTCTCGGGGCGTTCCCGCGGCGGCCAGTGTCCGCACTGTTCGATGACCTCACACCTCGCCGTCGGTATTCGTTTCGCGGCCCGCTCGGACCACGCGACAGGGAATATCGGGTCCTCGCGGCCATGGACCAACAGGGTCGGTATATCCAGTTCACCGAGTCGATCGCGATAGCACGTCCGGAGCCCGCTTGCGCGGAACTCGTCACGCTGCCACCGCGCGAGCGCTTGGAGTGAGTTCGGCGTGACCGTCCGCTGTACGTCGGCGACGAATTCCGGTGATGTGGCGACGGTGAGGCTCGCGAGGCTGCCCGCGACGGCAGCCGGGTTCAACCTGAAGCCCGCGCTCAGGAACTGGTCGAACCCCGGCACGCGGAGCAGCCCGTACCCGCCTGGCCGCCACGGTGCGTCCCGTCCCAGTCCATAACTGTCTACGAGGACGAGCCCTTCGACCTGCCCGCCGTCGAGTGCGTGGCCGAGCGCGAGCGCGCCACCCATCGAGATACCGACGAGACGGACGCTCTCGACGTCGAGCGACGCGAGGAACGCCTGGAGCGTGTCACGATAGTAGTCGGTCGTGTACGCGATGTCCGGCGCGTCGCTCTCGCCGTGGCCAGGCAAGTCGGGCGCGAGAACCGCGTGCTCGCGCCCGAGCTGTGGAAGGAGGTGTTTCCACGAGACTCCTGCGGCGTCGAGCCCGATCCCGTGGAGCAGGACGATCGGCGACTCGTTTGCCTCGGCTGGGCCGGCAGCGAGGTATCGTAGTTCGATCGCGTCCCCGTCGACGACGACCTCGGCCCGTTTCGATTCGACGTGTGCCGTCGACTGGGTTCGCATACTTCAGCTCCGCTCGCGGCGGCTATGACGTTTCGGGAACCCACTCACTTCTCGACGTCGAGCAGCGCGACCCGCTCGCCCACCAGTGCGTCGAGTCCCGCGTGCGTGGCCGCGAGTTCGGCATCGCCGATTCCGAAGAACTCACACACCTGCACTTCGTCGAACCCGTCGAGCGTGTCGTCTTCGCCGAGAACGGCGGCTGTATCGAGCAGCTCTCCGACCGCTGCCGCAGCCGCCCGTTCGTCGTTCGTCTCGCCGTCTTCCTCGGCCGCCACGAGCACGACGACCGGCCCCTCGCCCGCGTCGATCCCGAGCTCGAATGCGCGTTCGATCTGGCGGCGTCCAGCGGCGTACAGCAGTATCTCGACCGCGCGCTCCCGCGCGACCGCCTCGCCCCGCGCCCGTGCACGATCGGCCAGTTCGAGCGCGCGTTCGAGGTGGCCGCGCGAGACGATATAGCGCGCGTCGAACGCCTGGATCGCACAACCGTGTTCCTCGCCGATCGCTGTCAGCTCAGCGACGAACCGATCGATGTCCTTGATCGTCACCCGCCCGTCGACGAGTTCCATTCAGTGTTCACCCTGTTCGACCGATCTCATCAGAACTCACCGAGGCTCGACTGGTCTTCCTGGCTGTTCGACCCGCTGCTCTCGACGGTCACCGATCCTTCTGGCTCGACGCCCTCCATCGAGGAGTCGGCTCGACCCACGTTGTCGAGGACGTTCTCGGCGGTCTTCCGTCGGCCGCGGAGCGCCCCCAGGACGACGGGTTTATCGGCGTTGCGGAGGTCGGCGCGGGTCTCGATCCCGGTCTCGAAGAGCCGGCGGGCGCGCTTGCGACCGACGCCGCGCACGCCCGCGAGATCGATCAGTTCGGACTGAATGCCGTGCTGGACGCGGGTTCTGGCCTCCCTGACGGCGGGTGCCCACTCCAGACCGAGCTCGCCCGCGAGTCGCTCGGCCGCCGACAGCAGCCACTCCGCGGTGTCGACCTTCCCCCGGAGGTCGCCCGGTCCGATCCCGTATCGGTCGGTGATCTCGCCCTCGTCGAGTTCGCTCGCCCAGTCTTCGAGCATTCGCGCGGTTTTGAGCGCCGAGAGCCAGTCCTCCCACCGATCCTCGAACTCGCTCGGCACACTCCCCAGAAGCTCGGTCTCGCGCTCGTGGGCGAGCATGGTGTACTCCTCGCTGTCGCCCGATCGGAGGTAAAGTTCGTACATGTCGGGCGTGCGACTCGCGAGATGAAAGAGGCCGAGCGCGCTCGGGCGGTCGTCGGCCGCGCGGAGCCCGTCGACGATCTCGGCAGCGCTCATCGGGTCGAGATAGAGCCGCGAGACGGTGTGGCCGAGCGACGTGGCTTGGAGGTCCTCTCCATTGCGATCGAGGAAGTCGTTGACCACGAGGTAGTCGAGCACGTCGTCGGTGACGCGCTCCAGGCGACCGCTCTCGTCGGTCTGGGTCGCATAGAGCGTTCGATCGAGGAATTCGAGGAGTCCGGATCGCGAACTCGCAAAGCCCGACGCCACGGTTGCGAGGAGGTGAGTCCGAAGGGCGGGTTCGGCGGCGAGCTTCGAGCGGACGGGTTCGGGTTCGGTCCAGATGTAGCGATCGAAGAGCTCGTCGAGTTCGTCGTGGCTGTTCGCGAGCAGGAGTGCCTCGCCGTAGGGATCGAGTCCCGGCCGACCCGCTCGGCCACACATCTGGTGGACCTCCAGCACCGAGAGGGGTTTCATCCCGCCCGCCGCGCCGTCGTAGCGCCGCCAGTCCCGGACCACGACTCGCCGGCTCGGAGTGTTGACCCCGGCGGCGAGCGTGGGCGTCGCCGAGACCACCTTGAGCGCGCGCTCGCGGAAGGCGTCCTCGACGAGTTCGCGGTGGTCGCTCGCGAGCCCCGCGTGATGGAAGGCCGCGCCGCGCTCGACCGCGCTCGCGAGGTCCTCGCTGGTCTCGGTGTCGCTCACGTCCCTGATCTCGGCGGCCACGTCCGCCAGGCGCTCGCGCTCCTCGTCGGTGAGTCGTGATTCGACCGTGTCGGCGAGCCGCCGCGCCGCCGCCTCGGCGTTGCGCCGTGAGTTCACGAACACGAGCGTCGAGCCCCCGTCGTCGAGCGTGTCGCGGACGATCGCAGCGGTCGGCTTCTCGCCGTCTCGGACCCCGAGTTCGTGCTGTTCGCCGTCCTCTAACTGAATGGCCTGGCCGTAGTGGACGCCCTTCTTGAGGTCGATCGGCCGCCACGTCGAGTCGACGAGTTCGGCGTCGAGCCACTCGGCGAGAATCTCTGGGTTGCCGATCGTCGCCGAGAGCGCCACGACCTGGAGTCCGGGATTGCGCTGGCGGAGCTTCGCGAGCGTGACTTCGAGGGTGGGACCACGATGCCCGTCGTCGACGAGGTGGACCTCGTCGCTCACCACACAGGAGAGGTCGTCGATCCACGGGGCGTCGTTGCGCACGAGCGAGTCGACCTTCTCGCTCGTGGCGACGATGATGTCACACGTCGCGAGCCACTCGCCGTCGGACTCGTAATTCCCCGTTGAGACACCCACGCTGAGACCGTACTCCTCGAAGGCTTCGAACTCCGCGCGCTTCTCGCCCGCGAGCGCGCGTAGCGGGACGATGTAGAGTGCTTTCCCGCCGCGCGCGACGCTCGCACACATGGCGAGTTCGGCGACGAGAGTCTTCCCGCTCGCGGTCGGCACACTCGCGACCAGGCTCTCGCCCTCCGTGACGCCCGCGTCGACCGCGTCCGCCTGTGGGGGGTAGAGCTCCTCGATGCCCTCCCGCTGAAGATGGTCGGGCAGCCACTCGGGGACGCCCGACAGCGCCGAGACGTTCATTACCTACTCTCTGCCCGTTCCGCGGTTTAAACTGTTGTCTCGCACGGCGGAAGTGAACAACGTGGAACGACGACCTTCATCTCACTATCACGTTATAGCGAACCGACCGCCGCGAGTGCCGAGACAAATGAGAAACCGCCTCTGCACCGCGACAGCCACACCCTCCCCAGCCGATTCGCTCCGCTCGGTCTTCGACCTCGCTTCGCTCATCCCTCGCACGAGTCGCACGCCTCCGGCGTGCTCCCGCGCGCCACCCAAACTCCGAAGCCCACCGACAGCGTCGTTGCGGTCCGCGGTTCGGGTCGGGCTGTCGGCCTGCCGTCAGCCATATGCCTGCGCCGCCGAAACCGACGGTATGCGCATCGAGTACGACCGCGACACCTGTATCGGGATGTTCCAGTGCGTCGCCGAGTGGGACGGGTTCGAGGCCGACGAGGACGAAGGCAAGGCGATCCTCGTCGACGGCGAGGAGCGTGAAGAAAATACGGTCGTCCGTGAGATCCCCGACGACGCGGAACTGGACGCGAAGTTCGCCGCCCGAGCGTGCCCCGTCGACGCTATCGCGGTCTACGACGACGACGAGCGCATCATCCCCTGAACGCCGCCGCGACGATTCCTTCTCGAACGGACACAACTGTTATATCGATCGGCGGAGATACTCCGGGTTGAAACAATATGTCACGGCGCGAGGGACACTCCCATCTCGCCGAGTGGGCGGCCCTCATCGGGGC from Halococcus saccharolyticus DSM 5350 includes the following:
- the phaC gene encoding class III poly(R)-hydroxyalkanoic acid synthase subunit PhaC, with the protein product MSDRGAAFNPFTTALDTQRRSFEAAAEAVEKTTVAPEQLNQMLSVEVGETPSEVVYTENKLELLHYEPRTDEQHDVPILVIYALINKPFILDLQPDRSVIRRLLEAGFDVYMIDWNEPSRLDQHLTLDDYVNRYIDNCVDEVRERSGQDAINVLGYCMGGTMSAMYAALHPEKVRNLGLMAAGLCFDDTGGVLELWGDEEFFSPDELRATYGNAPAEMLDVGFALMDPVSNYVSKYVRLYDNLENDDFVENFGRMERWLSEGIDVAGATFAQFVEDIYQDNKLYANELHLGGEHVDLTSIDMPVLQITGEYDHLIPSETSKPFNDVIASEDTEIIECPTGHIGLSVSGSSHENVWPQVCEWFEERSQLDADAAEIEIENASETTDEAVSDQEPTSTAENTDETSDDAAAGDDERDTETDDESGLETVSGIGDTYADRLREAGIETTADLTAADAAFVAEAADVSESRAAEWIDDAS
- a CDS encoding poly(R)-hydroxyalkanoic acid synthase subunit PhaE, with the translated sequence MSEMNPEDVQENWAAMMTEMNDAVANSFEQNMEAQAAFMESWMGAFEGSMPDEETASEGIEGYERAVDVWMEAAEQMTTRLMTAAEGEDVDVRELRDIWLQSANEAFSEVMGTSAFAAGTGEMVGNLMELQEDVDDLNQDTLEALGFATRDDVDEVAERLVELERRQHEVSKKLDRLLEDE
- a CDS encoding AbrB/MazE/SpoVT family DNA-binding domain-containing protein — encoded protein: MTDNDETTWPPALWAEQFQEAGEQAVERQTEFARQMMTAGIGSGPNGLPKFAASSMGTATFKTRVQSGGRISIPDAEREALDIEEGDIVQTVVVPVKRNREDDS
- a CDS encoding MaoC family dehydratase; the protein is MSSGSRHDTFADAWLRGSTRFLESVFEANRAALAAFGGREIDETSTEAALAGEKHPEWEVNLTERRRDALSVGDRVRFAKSITDADVRAFARASGDTNPLHLDETFAERTRFGGRIAHGTLASGLISAALARLPGLVVYLSQDVEFQNPVRVGDRVTADCEIVEDLGDHRYRIATQVTTDDATAIDGEAVVLLDEADP
- a CDS encoding alpha/beta fold hydrolase is translated as MRTQSTAHVESKRAEVVVDGDAIELRYLAAGPAEANESPIVLLHGIGLDAAGVSWKHLLPQLGREHAVLAPDLPGHGESDAPDIAYTTDYYRDTLQAFLASLDVESVRLVGISMGGALALGHALDGGQVEGLVLVDSYGLGRDAPWRPGGYGLLRVPGFDQFLSAGFRLNPAAVAGSLASLTVATSPEFVADVQRTVTPNSLQALARWQRDEFRASGLRTCYRDRLGELDIPTLLVHGREDPIFPVAWSERAAKRIPTARCEVIEQCGHWPPRERPEKFNRVVSEFL
- the cgi121 gene encoding KEOPS complex subunit Cgi121, with amino-acid sequence MELVDGRVTIKDIDRFVAELTAIGEEHGCAIQAFDARYIVSRGHLERALELADRARARGEAVARERAVEILLYAAGRRQIERAFELGIDAGEGPVVVLVAAEEDGETNDERAAAAAVGELLDTAAVLGEDDTLDGFDEVQVCEFFGIGDAELAATHAGLDALVGERVALLDVEK
- a CDS encoding ATP-dependent DNA helicase; translated protein: MNVSALSGVPEWLPDHLQREGIEELYPPQADAVDAGVTEGESLVASVPTASGKTLVAELAMCASVARGGKALYIVPLRALAGEKRAEFEAFEEYGLSVGVSTGNYESDGEWLATCDIIVATSEKVDSLVRNDAPWIDDLSCVVSDEVHLVDDGHRGPTLEVTLAKLRQRNPGLQVVALSATIGNPEILAEWLDAELVDSTWRPIDLKKGVHYGQAIQLEDGEQHELGVRDGEKPTAAIVRDTLDDGGSTLVFVNSRRNAEAAARRLADTVESRLTDEERERLADVAAEIRDVSDTETSEDLASAVERGAAFHHAGLASDHRELVEDAFRERALKVVSATPTLAAGVNTPSRRVVVRDWRRYDGAAGGMKPLSVLEVHQMCGRAGRPGLDPYGEALLLANSHDELDELFDRYIWTEPEPVRSKLAAEPALRTHLLATVASGFASSRSGLLEFLDRTLYATQTDESGRLERVTDDVLDYLVVNDFLDRNGEDLQATSLGHTVSRLYLDPMSAAEIVDGLRAADDRPSALGLFHLASRTPDMYELYLRSGDSEEYTMLAHERETELLGSVPSEFEDRWEDWLSALKTARMLEDWASELDEGEITDRYGIGPGDLRGKVDTAEWLLSAAERLAGELGLEWAPAVREARTRVQHGIQSELIDLAGVRGVGRKRARRLFETGIETRADLRNADKPVVLGALRGRRKTAENVLDNVGRADSSMEGVEPEGSVTVESSGSNSQEDQSSLGEF
- a CDS encoding ferredoxin; protein product: MRIEYDRDTCIGMFQCVAEWDGFEADEDEGKAILVDGEEREENTVVREIPDDAELDAKFAARACPVDAIAVYDDDERIIP